In the genome of Hyphomicrobium sp. ghe19, the window CGTCGGCCGACGTCCGCATTCGCTTTTACAACCTCGATCCGATGCGCGTATCCGAAATCGGGTTCGAGAACGCGGAAGCTGCAATCATCGCCGTTGACGGCAACGGTGTGCCGCCGATGCCGCTCGAATCCTGGCGGATGGGTACCGCGATGCGTCTCGACGTCTTGCTGCGCACGGCGCCCCGGGGACAGTCCGTGAAGCTCTTCGATTATTTTTCGAAGGAGCCGTTCGTTCTCGCGGAGTTCAAGTCCGAGGGGCCGGCAAAGCGCAAGGGCAAATTCAAGGCGACGCCCCTCAAGATCATGCCGTTCGCGAAACTTGACGAGGCGAACGCCGAGCATATACCGATTGAATTTTCCGCGACCCCGACGGGTGCTGCACTTGCGGAAAGCGTAGCTAATTCAGGCATTGAGATCGGGCCGCTGTGCCTTGCGAAGCATACGTTCTGGGCGATCAACAAGCAGGCTTGGCCGGGACACGAACATAAGGATCTCGGGCCTCCGCTCGCCGTTCTCAAGGCGGGTCAGAGCTATATTTTCGAGTTGAAGAACACGACGCCGCGGGCGCATCCGATCCATATTCACGGGCACACATTCGAAGTATTGAATTCGAGCGTGCGTCGTATTCCGCGTGTTCGCTGCGATACGGTGCTCCTGCTCCCGAATGAGCGCATTGAGGTCGGCCTCGTTGCGGGCGATCCCGGAAAATGGATGTTCCATTGCCATATTCTCGAACATCAAGAAGCCGGCATGATGGGCTACATCGAGGTCGTGTGAAGAGTGGCATGCGCGTTGCGCTTACGCTTTTCTTTTTCGCCATTGCGCCACTTTATGCGCTTCGCGCCGGTGAACTCGATGCGGCTGTCGGTAAGGCGCTTTTCGACCGTCAATGGATTCCAGCGCCGGCCTCGACCAAAGCCACCGATGGACTGGGGCCGCTTTTCTCATCGCGCTCCTGCACCGGCTGCCATGCGCGCGGTGAAGGCGCGCGCGTCGTGACGCGCGACGACGGCAAGGCCGATATTTCGGGTGCCGTCGTGCGCTTCGGTAATGCCGGTGGGGCGATCGATCCCTATTACGGGCTGCAACTGCAAAACAATGCGGTGCCCGGATTGATGCCGGAGGGGCAGGCGCGCTTTCTTCCTCATCTCAAATACAACTTAGAAGGTCCGGCGCTTGCTACCGGAGTGCATGCGGGCGTTCGGCTCGCGCCACCGCTGTTTGGCAGGGCGGCGTTCGACGATGTTGCGGACGAAGAGATTTTGAAGCGCGCCGATCTCGACGATCGTAACGGCGACGGTATCAAGGGGCGTGCGAACGTCACGCCACGGGGGATTGGGCGATACGGCTGGAAAGCGGGGCACGTGACGCTCGACGAACAAGTCGCCCATGCCTTCGCAATCGACATTGGCATGTCCAGTCCGGCAATGCCGTTCCCCTACGGCGATTGCACCAAGCTCGAGACCGCGTGCCTGGCCGCGCCCAACGGCGAGAGCCCGGAGTTCGAGGGGCGGGAACTCTCGTCCGTGATGCTTCGGATGGTCGAGAGCTACCTCAAAACGCTGCGCGTGCCTCCGGAGGCTGATCCTTCGGACGGCCAAGCGGTTTTTGCCGCAAGCGGTTGTCCCAGTTGTCATGTGCCGACGCTCGCAACGCGCGATGGGCGGCAAATTCCGGCCTTCACCGATCTCCTTCTTCACGATATGGGTCCTGCGCTCGATGACGGTGTCGGAGAGCCGGGCGTCAAATCGTCGGAATGGCGAACCGCACCGCTTATCGGTCACCGCTTACCTTCGGAGCAGCGGCGTTTTCTTCACGACGGGTCGGCAGAGACTGTCGAGGAAGCGATTGGGAAGCATCGCGGCGAGGCCGAGCGCAGTCGCAATCTTTTCGAGGCGCTCTCGTCCGACGACAAGAAGCGGCTCGTCGAATATGTGAATGGGTTATGATGGTACAGAGAGTGATGCTGGTCGGGTTCTCGATCCTTGCATTGATTAGCCAAGCTGCCGGTGTCACGGCGAACGAACCGGTCAGCCACGCAGGGATGGTGAAGGCGGCTATCGAGCGGCACATCATTCCGCACATCGACGCGCTGAAGGCTGCAGCGGAGCCTTTGCCGTCGGCTGTCGAAAGCGTTTGCAAAAGCGGATCGGCGGAATCGCGGCAGCAGCTCTCGCAGCAATTTGCGAAAGTGGTCGAAGCGTACGCCGGCATCGATTTTCTTCGCTTCGGGCCGATGCAGGAGAAAGGCCGTCGCGAGCAGATTTCATTCTGGCCTGACCCGCGCGGTTTTCTCGGGCGGCAGATGCGCCTCATCCTGACGGCGCAGGATGATGCGATTGCGCAGCCTGGGGCGCTCGCCAAGCAGAGCGCGGCCGTGCAGGGTCTCGGCGCACTTGAATATCTGATGCAGGATAAGGACGTGCCGCTTGGGCCCGAGGAGGTTGCGCGTTATCGTTGCGTCTTCGCAGGGGCGATTGCCCGGAATATCGTTCGCCTCGTGAGTGAAGTCTCAACAGGATGGGAAAAGCCGGGCGGCTGGGCCGACAAGATGCTTCATCCCGGGCCCGAGAACGACACGTACAAAAATGAGAGCGAGGCCGCGGTCGAAGTCGTCAAGGCCTTGATCGTCGGGCTATCGCTGACGGCGGATTTGCAGATCAAGCCGCAGATCGATCCCAAGATCCGGCTCAAGCCGCCGTACGACAAATCGGGACTTCAGAAGCCGTTTTATGCCGCGAGCATCGGGTCGCTGCATCAGCTCTACGATGCTTTGCAGCTCGAAAGCTATCTGCCGCCCGAGAGGCGCTGGATGAAGGATTGGGTTGCCGGAACGTGGCGTGCGCTCGAGGCGAGCGACGGCGCCGGCGGTCATTCATCGCATGAGGAACGCGACGACACTCCGACGCCGCGTGAGCTTTTCGACCGGGCAAACGGCCTTCGCAACATGGTGTCCAACAGGCTGTCGGTGGCAGCCAAGCTGACTGTGGGGTTCAATGAGCTCGATGGCGATTGATCGCAGATCATTGTTGCTCGGTACGCTCGCGTTCGTCGGCGCGGCGCCGATGCGCGGCGCGCTCGCGATGGGTGCAAACGACATCGCCTACGTGACCGCCGCGCGTCGCGCGGACGGCTCTTACACGGTTCTTCTTCTTCGTGCCGACGGATCTGTTCTGCGGGACGTCGCGCTCTCGGGCCGTGGGCATGACATCGCCATCCACCGGCCCTCGAACAGGGTTGCAGTCTTTGCGCGGCGGCCGGGAGCTTTCGCGGTCGCTTTCGATTTGGAAACGGCGCAGCAGCCGGTTGTTGTCACGCCTGGCGAGAACCGCCATTATTTCGGTCATGGCAGCTTCTCGCAGGACGGCCGGCTGCTCTACGCTTCGGAAAACGATATCGACAGCGGGGACGGCGTGATCGGCATCTACGACGTCGCTTCGGGCTTCAAGAAAATCGGCGAGCATCCGAGCTACGGTACGGGGCCGCACGAGATCATGTTGCTGGCGGACGGCAAGACGATTGCCGTCGGGAACGGCGGCCTCGACACCGTGCCGGATGCCGGGCGCGAGAATCTCAACGTCGACACGATGGAGCCATCGCTCGCGTTCGTCGATCGGGAAAGCGGGAAGCTCATCGCCAAGCACACTATGACGGGCGATCTCAAATCGCTTTCCATTCGCCACGTCACGCAGGATGCGACGGGCCTCGTATGGTTTGGCGCCCAATGGGAAGGCAGCCCGAGCGAGACACCGCAGCTCGTCGGCAGCGCAGGTGTGGATCGGGCTCTGAAGCTCATCGAGCCGCAGGCCAAGGGCGGCAGCGATCTCAAGGGGTATATTGGTGCGATGGCCGTGAGCGCCGACGGGCGCTACATCGCGGCCAGCGCTCCGAAAGCCGGACATGTGCTCTACGTCGATACGACGACTGCGACTGTCGTCGGGCAGAGCAACTTGAAGGACGTGTGCGGAATTGCGCCCGAGGGCCAGCAAGATTTCGCAGCGTCATCGGGCTTCGGCGTCGTGCGTTACGAAACGGCGCGCGCTTCGACGATCACGGAGCACGAGCTTCAGGATATCTCGTTCGACAATCACTTGCGGCGCGTCGGCTGATCCGGCGCAATAAACGTCGCGAGATCCGCGCGCGTATCGATGTCGGCGAAGGCGCCGGGGTCATCGCATGCGACCGGGCGCCAGAGATCTCGATGATCCGCGACTACTGATCGGCCGCCCGAGTCGCCCGATACGGTTTGGAGTGCCGCAAAGAGTGATCGAGGCCAGATGATCGGATGGCCCCGGCGACCGTCGGGTGAGGCCGGAAAGACGATTGCATCTGGGTTGATTTCAAATGCCGACACCAATGTATCGATCAGTGCGCTCGATATTCCCGGCATGTCGGCGAGCGCGACGAGAAGTCCATCGGATGTCGGATCGATGTTGCGAAGCCCGGCGCGGAGGGACGTGGAAAGGCCATCGCGAGCGTCGGGGTTTTCGACGATCCGCCAGCGGCCATGTCCCGCGGCTTTTGCAACTCTGTCGTCGTTCGCGCCGGTCACTAAAATGATGTCGCCGATTTTCGATTGTGCGAGGGCGGAACAGACGCGCCTGACCATCGAGACGCCGTCGATCTCCGCGAGCAGCTTATGACCATTCTCGAAGCGCGACGAGCGTCCGGCCGCGAGAATGACCGCGGCCAGCTTCACTCCGGCGCTTTCCGGAATGCGGAGATGATCTGTGCCAGGATCGAGGTCGCTATTTCTCCTGCCGTCTCGGCTTCGATATCGAGACCCACGGGGGCGTTGATGCGCGCGATGTCGGCATCGGTAAATCCGGCGGCCTTCAGACGTGCGACGCGCTTTGCATGTGTTTTGCGCGAGCCGAGCGAGCCGATGTAACGGCAGGGCGACTTAAGCGCGATGGTGAGAGCTTCATCATCGATATGATCGACGTGGGTGAGCGTCACGACTGCCGAGAATGGATCGGCGATCATTTTCTTGAAGCACTCTTCCGGCCATCCGGCGATGATCTGCGAGGGATCGAAACGCGCGGGGCTCGCAAACGCAGTTCTCGGATCGATCACCTTGACGTGGTACCCGGCTGCCGTCGCCATCGTCGCCAGATGCTGGGCGATGTGGGTTGCTCCAACGATGATGATGCGCGGCGGAGGGGTCAACGCGTGCAGAAACGTTTCGCCGGCCTTGTCCACGGCGCTGTGCGCGCGCCGGATCGCTTCGGCAATTTCCGGGTTGGTCGTTGCCGTTCCATCGTGGATCTCGCGGGCGCCGTCCGAGAGACGCGTCGCGATCACGAGTGGGGACCGGCTTGTTGTGGCTTCGTCCAAGCGCTTGATGAATTCGAGGTCGGTTCCCGGGTCGAGCCGCGAAACGTAGACGCGGATTTTGCCGCCGCAGGCGAGGCCAGCGCGCCAGGCCGTCTCGTCGGCAATGCCGAAGCTCAAAATCTCCGGTTTGCCGGTTTCAATGACATCCATGCCCGCGGCAATGACGTCGGCTTCGACGCAGCCTCCGGAAACCGAGCCTTGAAACTCGTCGATATCGGCGATCGCCATTTGGCCGCCGGCGCGGACGGGGGCCGAACCCCAGGTGTCGATCACCGTCGCCATGGCAACGGGACGCCCGGCTTCGAGCCAGGCCCTCGCCGCTGCCCTTGCATTGGTGAGCGGAGCGTCTGTTTTGGAAGCAACTTGATCGGCTTGGAGGTCGGTCACGGGCTCAACTTTGGATAACGGCCATAGTGTCGCGATTGCGCTTGTCTGGCCCGAAGGCTAGAAGCGCGAAGATGGCGAGACCCTCAGTAAAGATCAAGGCAAAGGAAAGTGCAAAGGTGCGGCGGCTGGCGCATGGCGCGGTCGCGCCGCAATCACGCACGCCCAAAGTCGGGTTTGTATCGCTCGGGTGTCCGAAAGCCCTGGTCGACAGCGAACGCATCATCACCAAGCTCAGGTCGGAAGGCTATTCGATAGCCCGCGATTACGACGGCGCCGACGTTGTCGTGGTGAACACGTGCGGTTTTCTCGATTCAGCCAAAAAGGAAAGCCTCGACGCCATCGGCGAAGCGATGAACGGCAATGGCCGGGTAATCGTGACGGGCTGCTTCGGCGTGGAAGAGGATCGCATTCGCGAGGCCCATCCGGGAGTTCTCGCGGTGACGGGGCCGCATCAGTACGAGCAGGTCGTTGAAGCCGTTCACGACGCCGTGCCGCCGCTGCACGATCCGTTTCTCGATCTCGTGCCGCCCGAGGGGCTTAGGCTCACGCCGCGCCATTACGCCTATCTGAAGATTTCGGAAGGCTGCAACAATCGCTGCACCTTCTGCATCATCCCGTCGCTCAGGGGCGATCTCGCGAGCCGGCCGTCGAACCACGTGATGACGGAGGCCGAGCGTCTCGTCAGCGCCGGCGTGAAAGAGCTGCTCGTCATCAGCCAGGATACGAGCGCCTACGGTCTCGATTTGAAATACGCGGAGAGCCCGTGGAAGGGCAGTCCGCTCAAAGCGCGCTTTCTCGATTTGTCGCGCGCGCTGGGCGATCTCGGCGCGTGGGTGCGGATGCACTACGTCTACCCATATCCGCATGTCGACGACGTCATTCCGCTGATGGCGGAAGGCAAGATCCTGCCGTACCTCGACATCCCGTTTCAGCATGCCTCTCCGTCGGTCCTGAAGGCGATGCGGCGGCCTGCGTCGCAGGAGAAGACGGCCGAACGTATTCGCCGCTGGCGTGACGTCTGCCCGGATCTCGCTATTCGCTCGACGTTCATCGTCGGGTTCCCGGGCGAGACCGAAGAGGATTTTCAATTCCTGCTCGGCTGGCTGAAGGAAGCCAAGATCAACCGCGCCGGTTGCTTCAAGTATGAAGCCGTGGAGGGTGCGACGGCCAACGCGATCGAGGGCGCGGTTCCGGAAGAGGTGAAAGAGGAGCGCTGGCACCGCTTCATGGCCGCCCAGAAGGACGTCAGCAGCGAGATACTGCGAGAAAAGGTCGGCTCGACGATCGACATCATCATCGATGAAGTCGACGAGGACGGCGCCATCGGCCGTTCGAAGTGGGACGCGCCCGATATCGACGGCAACGTGTTTCTGAATGGCGAAGCCGATTTGAAAGCCGGGGATATCGTCCGCGGCAAAGTGGTCGAAGCCGACGAGTACGATCTCTGGGCCGAGCGGGCCTAAAGCGGCACGGCGCCGGATTCCTCCGGCTTCGCCTTGTATTCCGGCTCGACGTGGATCACGACCTCGGAGCCTTCGATGCTCTGCTCGATTGAATTCTCGAGCCGGTCGCAGATGACGTGAGCATCATCGACAGTCATCGTGCCCGGCACGACGAGATGAAATTCAATGAACAGGGCGCGTCCGGCTTGGCGGGTGCGAATGTCGTGTGCTTCGAGCGCGCCGTGGCCGTTCGCTTCGATGACACCTCTGATGCGGCCCTCGATGTCGGGGCTCGCCGCCTGATCCATCAATCGCGACATGGATTCCGTCGCGATGTTGTAGCCCATAAATAGGATGTGGGTCGCGACGACGGCGGCGATCAATGGGTCGAGGATCGTCCAGCCCGTCAGAATTGCAACGATCAGGGCAATGACGACACCGACGGACGTGATGACGTCCGTAAACAAGTGCTTGCCATCCGCCACGAGCGCGGGCGAGCGCCAATTCGTTCCCCACTTGATCATCGCCCAAGCCCACCCCGCGTTGATCACGGTCGACAGAACGTTGATCGCGAGGCCGAGGCCCGGGTGCGCGAGTTCGACGCCGTTCACCAGGCCGGAATAGGCTTTGATCATGATGAGAACCGCGGCGACGGCGATCATTGCGCCTTCGAACATGGCCGCGAGGAATTCGGCCTTGTAGTGGCCGAAGGGATGATCGGCGTCGGCCGGTTTGGCACTGAGGCGAATGGCGCTAAAGGCCGCGATGGCGGTCATCACGTTGACGATGCTTTCGAGCGCATCGGAGAAGAGGGCGACCGATCCCGAAACCGCGTAGGCGATATATTTCAAGGTCACGACGGTCAGCGCGACGCCGATATTGATCGCCGCTATGCGTGCGATCCTGCCGTGTTCATTTTTAGTGGCGGTGGACATTAAAAGCGGTGTTCCGTCGTCGATGGCTGCGCCCAGGTCTTATACTCGAATCGCAGCGGCGAAATTGGAAGGAGCGTTCGGCCTCATCAGGCCGTGCTCCCGGCAGGCTTATCCACATCCGTGCCGCATCAGGCCCTCGTCGGGGCGGTGCGAATCTGATGCTCCATTAGCCGAAGAGAGGGCCGCTAGCCAGTCCATACGTCTCGGTTTGCGAGCGGGCAAATGCGGTTGGTGGCAACGATGGCGAATTTCACCACTCACATCGCGATTGGTACCGTTGTAACTGGCGCGCTTGCAACTCTCACCCTCGCGGCGGACGTCGTCGCCCCGCAAAATCTGGTTGCGGTAACTTTGGCCGGCGTTCTCGGTTCCGTGCTGCCCGACATCGACCTCAAGGACTCGCGGCCGAGCCGGGCGATGTTCGCGGGGCTTGCGATCTTCTTTTCATTCGCGGTGCTGTTCAATGCGGCGACGGAGTTCTCCATTGCCGAGCTTTGGGTGCTGTGGCTTGGGACGCTTCTCGTCGTTCGATACGGCCTGCATGCGATCTTCCATCGTATCTCGGTACACAGAGGGATCTGGCATTCGATCCTTGCAGCGGTCTTTTCGTCAGTCGCGACGGCCATCGTCTTTCGGTATCTGCTCGGCAAGCCCGAGGGCGTTTCGTGGCTTGCCGGCGCGTTCATGTTCGTCGGCTACATCACGCATCTGACGCTCGATGAGATCTATTCGGTCGACGTGATGGACACGCGCATCAAATCGTCATTCGGCACGGCGTTGAAGTTATTCGATCGCCGGCATCTCGGTGCTTCGCTCGCGATGGCGGGGGCAACTGCGGCGGCGATCATGATTTCACCGCAGACAACGACATTCGTCGACGGGCTTAGTTCGCGTAGCATGTGGACGGGCTTACAGCAGCGGATGCTGCCGACCGACAAGTGGTTCGGAATCCTTCAAGGTCCGCATTTCGCGAGCCGCAAGCCCGATAGCGCGAACGGTATGACGACGAGTTCTATCGGCGAGCATTCTGGCGATCGTCCTGGAGAGGCGAAGAACCCCGCGGCTCCAAGTGTGCAGCCTCAACCGGCGGCAGAAGCGGCACCGCTTCCGGCTCCCGCTAGTGATGTGCTGCCTGGCAGCGCAAACCCCTGATAAAGTTCGTCGTCAATTCCTTGGCGAATGATTGCGCGGTCGCGGGCGTGAGGTAGACGCCCTTTTCGGTTGCCGCAATTGCTGTGATGCCATTAAGGCCAGCCCACAGAGTGCGTGCCATCGCATCGAGAGAGTCAGGCGATGCATCAGGTACGATCGAAGCGAGTTGGTCTTTGAGGATATCGATGAGGCTATTCGTATAATCGTGAAGCAGCACCGGCACACTGGTTCCTGGCGGCAAGCTGTGCGCTAGAAATAGATTCCACATGCGGCGATTGACGAGAGCGAAATCGACGTAGCCGTGCGCCAAAGCCTGGACGTTCTTTTCCCTATCCTGCCCAAGCGGAACGCGCTTCATATGTTCGAGTGTGCGACCCATCAATTGCACCTGGAGCGTCAGCAGAACGTCGTCCAGGTTTTCAAAGATATTGTAGAGCGTGCCCGGCGAATAACCGATCATCCGCGCGATTTCACGAGCTGACAGGCCCGTAATCCCGTTGCGTTCCACAATGGTCTGGGAAGCGTCGAGAATAAGCTGCCGCAACTCCTCCGGCGAATGAACGGATCTTCGTCCCATAAGGTTGCAATCCCTGGCGCACTTTTAATTAGAATGAGTAAACTGTACCGGATGGTTGCAACAAGACAAGGGTCTGTTAGGGCGCCACTAGAAACGAATGCTCAATTCCGTGCGCCTAGAGAAAAAAGTTTTCTTAGCACTTGCGATAACGGCGGAGTTTAAGATAATGGGGTGCTCATTGATCCGGCATAGGAGGATTAAATTCCTCCGTACTCGGATTAATTAAAAAAAGTATTCGAATTTCATTGATGGTTGATGCGCGGAACGCACACACCCCAGAAATTTCGAGATGAATGGGCCAATTAGGTCGGGCAAACCGAATTTTGGGTCGCCTGACCGTAGAAGACCGACCCGTAGCGCGGGGAAAAGGTCGCCGTGTCGGACCAGGTCAGGCTCTTTATGACGGCCGGCAGCAGGTTCTTCAGCAGCGGCGAGAACTGATATTGTGCGTCGATTATGATTGCGGCGTCACCCTTCGAAAGGAGGTTCGCCGGAACCAGCTTATTCGCAGTATACGTCAGAGAGCATGGCTGGATGACCATGGAATTGTACGCGTAAGACCATTCGATTCTGGTCTTCGTGGCGTCGGTGCTATTGGCCCTGAATTGATAGATGCCCATCCGCATCGCGTTGGAGCTGTACGGCGACATTGCCTGGACGGCTGCGACCATGATGGCATTCAGCTGATTTTTTGCGTCCGCACTTGTTTCGCCGAGCTGCTGCTCGCGGGCTACGAGGTCCCCGATCATCGCCGTCGCTTTCTGGAAGCGCTTGTGAACGATCAGTGCGCGTGTGATTTCGAAGGTGCCGAAAGTCATCAGCATCAGTAGCGGCGCGAGAAACGCGAACTCGACGGCGGCGACGCCGGAGCTCTCCCGGAGCAGCGAGCGGAACTGAGATATCAATCGAGAAGGCCCAAACTGATGCATGGTTCAATTGCTCGGGTAGGGCTCGCTGCGGAAAGCAGTAGCGGTTTGCATCATCGTCGTGCCGTCGGGAGCGTTGCCAAATTTGATGAGCGGGAGCTTGGCGGTGAAGTCCCATTTATAACAGGTGGTCACGATCACGATCTGGCTCGCAGTGCCGGTGTAAATGGCTATGAGGTCCGTCGGCTTCATGACGAGAGACAGGTTCGCGGTGTTGTCCAGACATTTGTACGGCTGGATACCGCTATTCCAATTGTCCGCAGCCTGCGCAAAAATCTGAAGTTTATTGCAATCGATCCACGGGCCTGCCCCAGTGCAGATTTTCTTTCTGAACTGGTCGACGGTCATTTTCTGCGTGACGGCCTGTCCGGTGCGAATAAGGCGGCTCGCCTGGTCCATGCCCTTTTCGATCGAACTGATAATGAAAAAATAGAAGGCGCAGCCGACGAGGCCGAGGATGAACAACATGAAGGGCGTGGCGACGATCGCAAACTCAATCGCGGTCGTGCCCTGGTCGTCGCGCTGAAGGCGACGAAGGCCGCGAAGATCCAAAAGCGGCTTAATGCCAGCCGTCATTGCGCTCGAGATCCCTCATCAGTGCGTTGCGTTGAGAGGTAGACCTGGAACATTAAAAGCGCATTTATCGAAACATCTTTCCTTTGGCGCGGTTCACAAAGCGTTAATCGCATCCAACACGGCGCCGCCGGGAATCGGCGCCGTTCCGCTGCTCACTGATTATTGCTGGTTGTTTGCGTTGGCGCCCTGATCAGATGAGCCTTCGGAGAACTTCGTCTTGCTGGAGTTTGCCGACTTGACGTTATCAAAGAAGTCCTTTTCGTCGCCGATTGTCAGTGTTGGCTCGCAGTTGGGCGTGCAGGCGTACGTGAAGCGCTGACTTCCTTTATGCAGGTTGACGATCCGGCGATCGTCGCGCTCCACCATCACCCGCTGATCCTGGATGACGTTGTGGTCGCTATCGAGGGCGATGATGTTCGTTATTCCGAAGGTCTTGCCGGTCACGACGACCAGGTTGCCGTCTTGGAGAGTGACGTCTGCGATCGAAGGATTGCCCACGATAATCTCAGATGCCGGTCTTGGAAGCCGCAGCAATTGGGATTGATCGTACCGTACGACCAAGTCTCCGGCGGTGGCCGGGATGCCTGCCAATGCAATAAGGCTCGCATACGCGATGCCGCGAATAGCCCTGAGGAGCGGCGTTGCGGTTCGTCTGGATTTTCTGAGCATTCGGCATCCGGCTATCTCGAGGAAGAGATAATTACCGCATGAATTGGTGAAGGAACTGGTAATGGCCGTTTCAATCGAGCGCGGAGTTGCCGCGGCCCGATCCTGCAGGTTGCAGCGCGTCATTCGCGGAATGAAAAAGTTACTTGAGTTGAATGTGCGCCCGTGAGTGGAGGCCGTGTTCATTCCAAGGTGAGGCGCAGCTGTGTCCCGGATTGCGGTGCGGAAGATGGTATAGGCTTTGCTCTATCCACCTCTCGATCCGAAGGCTAAGATCGAATAATTAAACAGTATTAACTAATGAATACTGCGAGAATTTATGTATTCATTCGATTATTCGTGATTTGGTAATGATGGTTATCTGATTATTGCTGTGGCTATATTCGTAATTGTTGAGAAATATCCGGTGCTCACTTGCGCTTTAGTCAGATCATCCGTGCAACCTGAGCGGTTTTACCTGAATTTAATTTTTGAGCATTATTGTCGCTAAAGTTCGCTGGAGAGGACGGATCCCCCCGGCGAAGCAGGATTGGACACTACACTTCAGACTAGTTTGGGAGAGTACGGATGAACTTGTTTTCGCGTTTCATGAATGACGAGTCGGGCGCAACGGCCATTGAATATGGCCTGATCGCCGCGATCGTCGCTGTTGGGATTATCGGCACCCTCGGCAGTCTTAAGGGCTACCTGAACGACACGTTCACCAAGGTTGGCAACGAACTCAACACCGCGAACACGGCTAAGTAAGGCAACGGCCTTCCTAGGTTTGCGAATAAGATGCGCTCGGAAAAACAACTCCGGGCGCATTTTTTCATCCGAGATAGTTCCGGTCGATGCGGCTGTTTGCGATACGCTTCGCAAATTTCATGGGGCCACTCGAGACTAAGATCTCTGCTCCACAATTCCTCATGGAAGGTGCCCGACTTCGGCTCCGACAGTACAAGGTAACCGACATGCACAAAGGGTTCGTCCGGAGCTTTCTAAGCAATGAAAGCGGCGCGACATCTATCGAATATGCTTTGATTTCCGGGATTGTGAGTATCTGCATGGTCGCAGCACTGTCGCAGATATCCGGAGCCTTGCAGGGCATGTTCGCAACCATCGGCACGTACTTTGCGGCCAATCTGTAGGGGCGATTCGATGGCCGAGGTTTCGGCGCCGTTAGGCGCGCCTTTACTCGCATGCTGCATTCTCCCAGCCTCTTTTGCATCCATCTAGGTCTCTGCACATGGCGTCGCT includes:
- a CDS encoding multicopper oxidase family protein; protein product: MVTRRDLIAGAAAFSASAAAGFLGVARTVEAKTKAKAAGTPEVIAKPIASGVKAVTFDLAERPTALPCFDGKTLPLWTFEEGTTFPIVRLKLGERFDTVFKNNLPVAGEVASIHWHGLRIPNDQDGVPYMTQQPIPPGAEGRYSFVPPDTGSFFFHTHCNSTEHFGRGLVGVLIVEGDEITPPDAECVLLMKDWRIGPDGTFLPFTTDQGAARSGTAGTVRSVNGEKSPVITVPSSADVRIRFYNLDPMRVSEIGFENAEAAIIAVDGNGVPPMPLESWRMGTAMRLDVLLRTAPRGQSVKLFDYFSKEPFVLAEFKSEGPAKRKGKFKATPLKIMPFAKLDEANAEHIPIEFSATPTGAALAESVANSGIEIGPLCLAKHTFWAINKQAWPGHEHKDLGPPLAVLKAGQSYIFELKNTTPRAHPIHIHGHTFEVLNSSVRRIPRVRCDTVLLLPNERIEVGLVAGDPGKWMFHCHILEHQEAGMMGYIEVV
- a CDS encoding di-heme oxidoredictase family protein yields the protein MRVALTLFFFAIAPLYALRAGELDAAVGKALFDRQWIPAPASTKATDGLGPLFSSRSCTGCHARGEGARVVTRDDGKADISGAVVRFGNAGGAIDPYYGLQLQNNAVPGLMPEGQARFLPHLKYNLEGPALATGVHAGVRLAPPLFGRAAFDDVADEEILKRADLDDRNGDGIKGRANVTPRGIGRYGWKAGHVTLDEQVAHAFAIDIGMSSPAMPFPYGDCTKLETACLAAPNGESPEFEGRELSSVMLRMVESYLKTLRVPPEADPSDGQAVFAASGCPSCHVPTLATRDGRQIPAFTDLLLHDMGPALDDGVGEPGVKSSEWRTAPLIGHRLPSEQRRFLHDGSAETVEEAIGKHRGEAERSRNLFEALSSDDKKRLVEYVNGL
- a CDS encoding imelysin family protein, with the protein product MMVQRVMLVGFSILALISQAAGVTANEPVSHAGMVKAAIERHIIPHIDALKAAAEPLPSAVESVCKSGSAESRQQLSQQFAKVVEAYAGIDFLRFGPMQEKGRREQISFWPDPRGFLGRQMRLILTAQDDAIAQPGALAKQSAAVQGLGALEYLMQDKDVPLGPEEVARYRCVFAGAIARNIVRLVSEVSTGWEKPGGWADKMLHPGPENDTYKNESEAAVEVVKALIVGLSLTADLQIKPQIDPKIRLKPPYDKSGLQKPFYAASIGSLHQLYDALQLESYLPPERRWMKDWVAGTWRALEASDGAGGHSSHEERDDTPTPRELFDRANGLRNMVSNRLSVAAKLTVGFNELDGD
- a CDS encoding DUF1513 domain-containing protein produces the protein MAIDRRSLLLGTLAFVGAAPMRGALAMGANDIAYVTAARRADGSYTVLLLRADGSVLRDVALSGRGHDIAIHRPSNRVAVFARRPGAFAVAFDLETAQQPVVVTPGENRHYFGHGSFSQDGRLLYASENDIDSGDGVIGIYDVASGFKKIGEHPSYGTGPHEIMLLADGKTIAVGNGGLDTVPDAGRENLNVDTMEPSLAFVDRESGKLIAKHTMTGDLKSLSIRHVTQDATGLVWFGAQWEGSPSETPQLVGSAGVDRALKLIEPQAKGGSDLKGYIGAMAVSADGRYIAASAPKAGHVLYVDTTTATVVGQSNLKDVCGIAPEGQQDFAASSGFGVVRYETARASTITEHELQDISFDNHLRRVG
- a CDS encoding nucleotidyltransferase family protein, producing the protein MKLAAVILAAGRSSRFENGHKLLAEIDGVSMVRRVCSALAQSKIGDIILVTGANDDRVAKAAGHGRWRIVENPDARDGLSTSLRAGLRNIDPTSDGLLVALADMPGISSALIDTLVSAFEINPDAIVFPASPDGRRGHPIIWPRSLFAALQTVSGDSGGRSVVADHRDLWRPVACDDPGAFADIDTRADLATFIAPDQPTRRK
- a CDS encoding XdhC family protein; the protein is MTDLQADQVASKTDAPLTNARAAARAWLEAGRPVAMATVIDTWGSAPVRAGGQMAIADIDEFQGSVSGGCVEADVIAAGMDVIETGKPEILSFGIADETAWRAGLACGGKIRVYVSRLDPGTDLEFIKRLDEATTSRSPLVIATRLSDGAREIHDGTATTNPEIAEAIRRAHSAVDKAGETFLHALTPPPRIIIVGATHIAQHLATMATAAGYHVKVIDPRTAFASPARFDPSQIIAGWPEECFKKMIADPFSAVVTLTHVDHIDDEALTIALKSPCRYIGSLGSRKTHAKRVARLKAAGFTDADIARINAPVGLDIEAETAGEIATSILAQIISAFRKAPE